In a single window of the Zea mays cultivar B73 chromosome 5, Zm-B73-REFERENCE-NAM-5.0, whole genome shotgun sequence genome:
- the LOC100191817 gene encoding Putative glycerol-3-phosphate transporter 4-like yields MMKPPAPAVPSPEPPRLAGGGRGPRGLRSLPALSYNTHRALVLGLTFLAYALYHASRKPPSIVKRELARSWPPFADPALLGATDVAFLTSYSLGMFVAGHLGDCLDLRRFLAFGMVTSGAAVALFGAGYFLGQHSLAFYVVAQVIAGLLQSTGWPSVVAIVGNWFSGRRRGLIMGIWNAHTSVGNITGSLVAAAMLGYGWGWSFVVPGGLIALGGVLVLFFLAPYPQYVGFGPSPIEEPVTDESTDGEDISAAGKDRRDAVGIFKALAIPGVVIFALCLFFAKLVAYTFLYWLPFYLSQTAIGDEHMSAASAGYLSVLFDVGGIVGGVLAGFISDQLNARATTAAVFMYLAIPSLFLFHAYGSTSKATNIGLMMISGLFVNGPYALITTAVSADLGTHKSLKGDSRALATVTAIIDGTGSLGAALGPFITGFISRKGWDLVFTMLALCALVAAVLLSSHVKTEIPQIIQKWRDRSTNAQNGNADPGVQPLLVDES; encoded by the exons ATGATGAAACCGCCGGCACCGGCGGTTCCGTCGCCTGAGCCGCCGCGCCTCGCCGGCGGTGGGCGTGGGCCGCGCGGCCTCCGATCCCTGCCCGCGCTCTCCTACAACACCCACCGCGCCCTCGTCCTGGGGCTCACCTTCCTGGCCTACGCGCTCTACCACGCCTCCCGTAAACCGCCCAGCATCGTCAAGCGCGAGCTCGCCCGGTCGTGGCCGCCCTTCGCCGACCCGGCGCTCCTCGGCGCCACGGACGTCGCCTTCCTCACCTCCTATTCCCTCGGCATGTTCGTCGCCGGCCACCTCGGCGACTGCCTCGACCTCCGCCGCTTCCTTGCCTTCGGCATGGTCACCAGCGGCGCCGCGGTGGCGCTCTTCGGCGCCGGGTACTTCCTAGGCCAGCATTCGCTCGCGTTCTACGTCGTCGCCCAGGTGATTGCGGGCCTGCTCCAGTCCACGGGCTGGCCCTCCGTCGTCGCCATCGTGGGCAACTGGTTCAGCGGCCGGAGGCGTGGCCTCATCATGGGCATATGGAACGCGCACACCTCGGTGGGGAACATCACCGGATCGCTTGTCGCCGCAGCCATGCTTGGGTACGGGTGGGGATGGTCGTTCGTGGTCCCCGGTGGTCTCATTGCGCTCGGTGGCGTCCTCGTGCTGTTCTTCCTCGCGCCATACCCCCAGTACGTCGGCTTCGGCCCGTCGCCGATTGAAGAACCTGTCACTGATGAGAGCACCGACGGGGAGGACATTAGTGCCGCAGGGAAGGACAGACGGGATGCCGTCGGAATTTTTAAGGCACTGGCCATTCCCGGTGTCGTCATCTTCGCGCTCTGTCTCTTCTTCGCCAAACTAGTTGCGTACACTTTTCTGTACTGGCTCCCATTCTACTTGAGCCAGACTG CTATTGGAGACGAGCATATGTCAGCTGCATCTGCAGGATATCTATCAGTTTTGTTTGATGTAGGTGGAATAGTTGGGGGAGTTCTGGCCGGCTTCATATCTGACCAGCTTAATGCTAGGGCAACCACTGCTGCCGTTTTCATGTACTTGGCGATTCCATCTCTTTTCCTCTTTCATGCATATGGTAGTACCTCAAAAGCGACAAACATTGGCTTGATGATGATCAGTGGCCTGTTTGTTAATGGACCCTATGCTCTGATAACAACCGCTGTTTCTGCTGATTTGGGAACTCACAAATCTCTTAAAGGAGATTCTCGCGCATTGGCCACGGTAACCGCAATTATAGATGGGACAGGATCTCTTGGTGCTGCACTAGGACCATTCATAACGGGCTTCATTTCAAGAAAAGGATGGGATTTAGTATTCACAATGCTTGCACTCTGTGCACTGGTTGCTGCTGTGCTGTTGTCAAGTCATGTGAAAACAGAAATTCCTCAGATCATCCAGAAGTGGAGAGATCGCTCGACTAACGCGCAGAATGGAAATGCAG ATCCTGGTGTTCAGCCACTTCTAGTGGACGAAAGTTGA